A genomic region of Apteryx mantelli isolate bAptMan1 chromosome 10, bAptMan1.hap1, whole genome shotgun sequence contains the following coding sequences:
- the KLHDC4 gene encoding kelch domain-containing protein 4, giving the protein MGKKGKREKKGKGAEKTAAKMGRKVSRRARKEEEDLEALIAEFQSLDAKKTQVIETSCPPPSPRLNGSLSAHPEKDELILFGGEYFNGQKTYLYNELYVYNIRKNSWTKVEVPNPPPRRCAHQAAVVPTGGGQLWVFGGEFASPNGEQFYHYKDLWVLHLATKTWEQIKASGGPSGRSGHRMVACKRQLIVFGGFHESARDYIYYNDVYAFNLDSFTWSKLAPSGIGPAPRSGCQMATTPEGSIIIYGGYSKQRIKKDVDKGTLHTDMFLLKTEGSGKEEDKWAWSRLNPSGVKPTPRSGFSVAISPNNRSLLFGGVHDEEEEESIEGDFFNDIYFYDMGKNRWFPGQLKGPKSEKRKRRCGRQAEAEGAGDEMEKQPPQGPVEIVKEVVAEDGTVMTIKQVISGPPEERERSESEEEEEEDGALGQRVEPCPRSNAMLAVKHGVLYVYGGMFEVGDRQFTLSDLYSIDLHKMEEWKVLVEMDPKAQEWLEESESDEEDDMEGAEGGEEEEESSEEESEDEEGEEQHPSVQPDEKQADYLSRTEQYWIKLARSNMGLDAKEKKVVKVAHAMAKTFYEDSV; this is encoded by the exons ATGGGGAAGAAGGGGAAGCGCGAGAAGAAGGGGAAGGGGGCCGAGAAGACGGCGGCGAAGATGGGGAGGAAGGTGTCGCGCAGGGCCAGGAAGGAGGAG GAGGATCTTGAAGCCCTGATAGCAGAATTCCAGAGTTTAGATGCTAAAAAGACCCAAGTAATTGAGACATCCTGCCCACCCCCTTCGCCCAG gctgaatGGCTCCCTGTCTGCTCACCCTGAGAAAGATGAGTTGATCCTTTTTGGAGGTGAATATTTCAATGGCCAAAAA ACGTACCTGTATAATGAACTGTATGTTTACAACATCCGGAAGAACAGTTGGACTAAAGTAGAGGTCCCCAACCCGCCTCCTAGGCGATGCGCTCACCAG GCAGCAGTGGTGCCCACAGGCGGTGGGCAGCTGTGGGTGTTTGGCGGGGAGTTTGCATCTCCCAACGGGGAGCAGTTTTACCATTACAAGGATCTCTGGGTCCTGCATTTGGCTACCAAGACCTGGGAGCAGATCAA GGCGTCAGGAGGACCCTCTGGAAGAAGTGGACATCGAATGGTTGCTTGCAAAAGACAACTGATTGTCTTTGGAGGTTTCCATGAGAGTGCAAG AGATTACATCTATTACAACGATGTGTATGCCTTCAACCTGGATTCCTTCACGTGGAGCAAGCTGGCTCCTTCTGGGATTGGGCCTGCTCCGAGATCTGGATGTCAAATGGCTACCACTCCTGAGGGCAGCATAATCATCTATGGGGGCTACTCCAAACAG AGGATTAAGAAAGATGTTGACAAGGGCACGCTGCATACAGATATGTTCCTGCTGAAGACTGAAGGTTCAGGCAAGGAGGAAG ACAAGTGGGCATGGAGTCGGCTCAACCCCTCTGGAGTGAAACCTACTCCCAGGTCTGGCTTCTCAGTGGCGATCAGTCCCAATAACCGCTCCCTTCTGTTTGGAGGTGTGcatgatgaggaagaggaggagagcatTGAAGGGGACTTCTTCAATGATATTTATTTCTACGATATGGGGAAAAACCGCTGGTTTCCTGGACAGCTTAAG GGACCAAAGTCGGAGAAGAGGAAACGAAGATGTGGCAGACAAGCTGAGGCAGAGGGGGCAGGAGATGAGATGGAGAAGCAACCTCCACAAGGCCCGGTTGAGATAGTCAAAGAGGTAGTGGCAGAAGATGGGACTGTCATGACAATCAAGCAGGTGATCTCTGGGCctccagaagagagagagaggtctgaatcggaggaggaggaggaggaagatggagCCTTGGGCCAACGAGTGGAACCATGCCCACGTTCGAATGCCATGCTGGCCGTGAAGCATGGAGTTCTCTATGTGTATGGGGGAATGTTTGAGGTGGGCGATCGCCAGTTCACCCTCAGTGACCTCTACAGCATTGACCTGCACAAAATGGAAGAATGGAAAGTTTTAGTGGAGATGGATCCAA AAGCACAAGAATGGCTGGAGGAGTCGGAATCGGATGAAGAGGATGATATGGAAGGtgcagagggaggggaagaggaagaggagagctctGAAGAGGAGAGTGAAGATGAGGAAG GAGAAGAGCAGCACCCATCTGTTCAGCCTGATGAGAAACAAGCAGACTATCTGTCCAGGACAGAGCAGTATTGGATTAAACTAGCCCGCAGCAACATGGGCCTGGATGCCAAGGAGAAGAAAGTGGTGAAAGTTGCACACGCCATGGCAAAGACATTCTATGAAGATTCAGTTTAG